In Amia ocellicauda isolate fAmiCal2 chromosome 5, fAmiCal2.hap1, whole genome shotgun sequence, a genomic segment contains:
- the LOC136750321 gene encoding differentially expressed in FDCP 6 homolog, giving the protein MDFKAELLKSIWYAFTSLDVEKSGKVSKSQLKVLSHNLYTALKIPHDPVALEEHFRDDDDGPVSNQGYMPYLNKYILAKAKEGTFDKETFDDLCWMMTSKKNFNAGKVGICSQRDCFKLFCLFNILSEDRYPLVMIPEEVEYLMKKITGAMSMEWNCKELDDLYSQNIKLKDGMSVWIFLEQMNSGNLLNITNIESFSLALDDVFQEMYHNVLKKGYMWKKGHMRRNWNERWFVLKPAIILYYVSEDLKDKKGEIVLDRNCVVESIPDKEGKRCLFCVKTTNRTYEISASDQKQRLDWMQAIQTAVRLLSEGKMSLHQELKLRRREQREQSPRAREELQALQDLQEEKEKQEQEMEQLLKIQQECEEHRRREEERGREQQQEVQRALERQLEEAERVRESMAAEIVLKEQEAERQRRRIQELELTQQRLEIALDTEIHARLEEERARMEQERLLQEEEEKLKQLKQLKEEQEVMLMKAQLEKNKMKEEVADKVQAFEMASRELRNLQETRQKSNLDLKEAKKRLRRASRHVKHWNVQLNRLMQPISPGDHLASTQCNKHLREEALASKEFDSRQHPIRRPASRDSGSSSSEEEDLQELLETLSLASSKTAKSETNGQGL; this is encoded by the exons ATGGATTTCAAAGCAGAACTCCTTAAATCTATCTGGTATGCCTTTACATCCCTGGATGTGGAGAAAAGTGGAAAGGTGTCCAAATCCCAATTAAAg GTTTTGTCTCACAATCTGTACACAGCCCTGAAAATCCCCCATGATCCTGTAGCCCTGGAGGAGCACTTTCGGGATGACGATGACGGCCCAGTGTCCAATCAGGGATACATGCCATACCTCAACAAATACATACTGGCAAAG GCCAAAGAGGGCACCTTTGACAAGGAGACGTTTGATGACCTGTGCTGGATGATGACATCGAAAAAGAACTTCAACGCAGGAAAAGTGGGCATCTGCTCTCAAAGAGACTGCTTCAAACTCTTCTGTCTCTTTAACATTTTGTCAGAGGACAGATATCCCCTCGTCATGATCCCAGAGGAG GTGGAGTATCTGATGAAGAAAATCACTGGGGCTATGAGCATGGAGTGGAACTGCAAGGAGCTGGACGACTTATACTCCCAGAACATCAAGCTGAAAGACGGAATGTCAGTGTGGATCTTCCTGGAACAGATGAATTCTGGGAATCTGCTGAACATCACCAACATCGAGTCTTTCAGTCTGGCATTAGATGACGTCTTCCAGGAAATGTACCACAACGTGTTGAAGAAG ggCTACATGTGGAAGAAAGGCCACATGCGCAGGAACTGGAACGAGCGCTGGTTCGTGCTGAAGCCTGCCATCATCCTGTACTATGTCAGCGAGGACCTGAAAGATAAGAAGGGAGAGATCGTTCTGGACAGGAACTGTGTGGTAGAG TCCATTCCAGATAAGGAAGGTAAGCGCTGCCTGTTTTGTGTGAAAACAACCAACAGGACGTATGAAATCAGTGCGTCAGATCAGAAGCAGCGTCTGGATTGGATGCAAG CCATCCAGACAGCGGTCCGTCTGTTGTCGGAGGGAAAGATGTCTCTGCATCAGGAGCTGAAGCTACGCCGACGGGAGCAGAGGGAGCAGAGCCCCCGGGCCAGAGAGGAGCTACAGGCCCTGCAGGACCTTCAGGAAGAGAAGGAAAAGCAGGAGCAGGAGATGGAGCAGCTACTGAAG ATACAGCAGGAGTGCGAGGAGCACCGGCGgcgggaggaggagagggggagagaacaGCAACAAGAGGTACAGAGGGCCTTGGAGAGACAACTAGAGGAAGCAGAGAGG GTCCGGGAGAGCATGGCAGCGGAGATCGTTCTGAAGGAGCAGGAGGCCGAGAGGCAGCGGAGGAGGATCCAGGAGCTGGAGTTGACCCAGCAGCGGCTAGAGATCGCCCTGGACACAGAGATCCACGCCAGACTGGAGGAGGAGAGAGCCAGGATGGAGCAGGAGAG gCTGctgcaggaggaagaggaaaagCTAAAACAGTTGAAACAGCTGAAGGAGGAGCAGGAGGTGATGCTAATGAAGGCCCAGCTGGAGAAGAACAAGATGAAAGAGGAAGTGGCTGACAAAGTTCAGGCCTTTGAGATGGCATCACGGGAGCTCAGGAATCTTCAAGAAACAAGACAGAAGAGCAACCTGGACCTGAAG GAAGCCAAAAAGAGATTACGAAGGGCCAGTCGCCATGTAAAGCACTGGAATGTGCAGCTTAATCGTCTAATGCAGCCCATTTCACCCGGAG ACCACCTTGCCTCAACACAGTGCAACAAGCACCTGAGGGAAGAAGCCTTAGCCAGCAAAGAGTTTGATTCCAGACAGCATCCCATCAGGAGGCCAGCTTCACGTGATTCAGGGAGCAGCTCCTCTGAAGAAGAAGACCTTCAGGAGCTGCTGGAGACACTCAGCCTAGCAAGCTCCAAAACGGCCAAGTCAGAAACCAATGGGCAAGGCCTTTAA
- the mcat gene encoding malonyl-CoA-acyl carrier protein transacylase, mitochondrial, which produces MRRCRTLLWKTTQGAVSRHSSLSTVSCRKGSSASNVSTHRADPPSSPPAVERLLDAGDALCGQARQKPSEASVLLFPGQGSQFVGMGRGLTKYDSVKQMFSVAEQILGYDLLSMCLNGPEGELQKTVHCQPAVFVTSLAAVERLNHEAPAALEKCVAAAGFSVGEFAALVFAGSLDFAEALYAVKVRAEAMQAASERVPSGMLSVLGRPEAKYSYACQQARDHCEAAGLENPVCSVASYLFPDGRVIAGHLQALEFLQKNSRKLNFLRTTMLPVSGAFHSTLMDEAVEPLREVLNKVEIRKPEISVHSNVDAKKYMHSGHIKRLLLKQLVSPVKWEQTLHAIYERKQGVDFPETYEVGPGKHLGSTLKKCNLKAWRAYSHIDVIQG; this is translated from the exons ATGAGGCGGTGCAGGACTCTTCTGTGGAAGACAACACAGGGGGCTGTGAGCAGACACTCGTCGTTGTCGACAGTTTCGTGCAGAAAGGGATCAAGCGCCTCAAACGTCTCGACACACCGCGCCGACCCGCCGTCATCTCCTCCCGCCGTGGAGCGGCTGCTGGACGCGGGGGACGCGCTGTGCGGGCAGGCGAGGCAGAAACCCAGCGAGGCGTCGGTGCTCCTGTTCCCGGGACAGGGGAGCCAGTTTGTGGGCATGGGCCGAGGACTTACAAAGTATGACAGCGTCAAACAGATGTTCAGCGTGGCGGAACAAATACTCGGTTACGATTTGTTGTCCATGTGCTTGAACGGCCCCGAAGGAGAGCTGCAGAAAACCGTGCACTGCCAGCCCGCGGTGTTCGTCACCTCGCTGGCTGCGGTGGAGAGACTGAACCACGAAGCACCTGCA GCCTTGGAGAAATGCGTTGCAGCCGCTGGATTCAGTGTTGGAGAATTTGCAGCCTTGGTCTTCGCAGGATCTTTGGATTTTGCAGAAG CTCTGTATGCAGTAAAAGTGCGAGCAGAAGCGATGCAAGCAGCTTCCGAAAGAGTGCCAAGTGGGATGCTGTCAGTACTCGGGAGGCCAGAAGCGAAATACAGCTACGCTTGTCAGCAGGCCAGAGACCACTGTGAGGCTGCTGGGCTGGAGAACCCAGTGTGCTCTGTCGCCAGTTACCTGTTCCCAGATGGCAGAGTAATAGCAGGGCATCTACAG GCGCTGGAATTTTTGCAGAAGAATTCAAGGAAGTTGAATTTTCTGCGGACAACAATGTTGCCGGTAAGCGGTGCGTTCCACAGCACTCTGATGGATGAGGCAGTCGAGCCCCTGAGAGAAGTCTTAAACAAAGTGGAAATCAGGAAGCCGGAGATATCTGTTCACTCCAATGTGGATGCTAAGAAGTACATGCACAGTGGACATATTAAGCGATTGTTGCTGAAACAGCTAGTGTCCCCGGTCAAATGGGAACAGACCTTGCATGCCATTTATGAGCGAAAACAAGGCGTCGATTTCCCAGAGACTTACGAAGTGGGACCAGGGAAACATCTTGGATCAACACtgaaaaaatgcaatttaaaagcaTGGAGGGCCTACAGCCATATTGATGTGATCCAAGGCTAG